In one Parvibaculum sp. genomic region, the following are encoded:
- a CDS encoding site-specific integrase, translating into MIYDNRGRRKYLTIKEREAFIGAVCRLRPEAETFCLALAYTGARISEILALTSEHVDTEAGVIVIESLKKRRRGVFRAVPVPTHFLARLEAVHNLRDAQLDPGQRAARIWTWGRTTAWTQVKLVMQVIGAGPSQSMPKALRHAFGVGATQKNVPLNIVQKWMGHSRIATTAIYADAVGDEERTLASKMWL; encoded by the coding sequence ATGATTTACGACAATAGGGGACGAAGGAAGTACCTCACAATTAAAGAACGTGAGGCATTCATTGGTGCTGTGTGTCGATTGCGGCCGGAAGCGGAGACGTTTTGCCTGGCACTCGCCTATACAGGTGCCCGCATATCAGAAATTCTCGCGCTGACGTCGGAACATGTCGATACGGAGGCTGGAGTTATAGTTATTGAAAGCTTGAAAAAGCGTCGGCGCGGCGTCTTTCGGGCGGTACCCGTGCCAACGCATTTCCTTGCGCGGCTTGAAGCGGTCCACAATCTTCGTGACGCTCAATTAGATCCCGGACAACGGGCCGCGCGCATATGGACTTGGGGACGAACAACTGCATGGACGCAGGTTAAGCTGGTCATGCAAGTGATTGGAGCTGGTCCAAGCCAGTCGATGCCCAAGGCACTCCGACACGCCTTCGGAGTGGGCGCCACTCAAAAAAATGTACCGCTTAACATCGTCCAAAAGTGGATGGGGCACTCCCGCATTGCCACTACTGCGATTTACGCCGACGCGGTTGGAGATGAAGAACGCACCTTAGCTTCGAAGATGTGGCTTTAG
- a CDS encoding DEAD/DEAH box helicase, with the protein MIRAAFIGIDRYADPAVGDLNGAVRDAKSLWAVMSDSIEGLTASLLVDADANLDAVTRVLDETLGAAEADDVVVLSFAGHGTPDHHLVVADTRAEDIPATTISMADLAERFRQSRARAILLLLDCCFSGGAPARVLNLGVAPRAVGMPLADVVAGQGRILFAASAPDEPALEDPQTRHGLFTKAVLDCLLNSDGPVSVVGMVDEVVRIVRANAGRFGYVQTPVMFGHVEGELSLPAGQRGANYFAAFPELVPIRTTGDFTELEGYGIPTSVLQAWRERYPDGLNALQIAAINDHNVLGGNSLLTVAPTSAGKTFIGEMAAIKAIVEGRKAVFLLPYKALVNEKFEDFSAIYGRQLSLRVARCSGDYQDQVSEVLRGKYDIAFFTYEKFLGMALAAPHILNQIGLVVLDEAQFITEPGRGMTVELLLTNLIAARGRGIAPQLIALSAVIGNVNGFERWLGCRLLLTTERPVPLVEGVLDRTGGWQFKNPDATIQEAQLIDRRTVQQRGAKPSSQDMIVPLVRHLVDQGDKVIIFRNMRGSTAGCANYLANELGLPAADRIIAALPDGDQSVMSERLRGALAGGVAFHHGDLNRDERVAIEQGFRDADGGIHVLVATSTVAAGVNTPASTVIIVETEFFGRDGATPYTVAQFKNMAGRAGRLGFENEGKAILLADTPMERARLFRAYVEGFPEAITSSFDARNPGTWVIRLLAQAKEIERVAVVDLVANTYGGYLAMLRDPRWRERMSADLELLLDRMVGDGLIEQEGERLHLTMLGQACGQSPLSLESALRLVEMVRQLTPADATPETLLVLLEALPERDDDFTPQNRSGESRWQQNAGHRFGSDLIRLLRRAATSDRAYYARCKRALIVADWIDGIPVRDIEDEYSLNPFNRVGFGDIRGFADGSRFLLESAIRIASIIFEQPMDEERTEALFRRLDLGVPAEMLSIVDLKAGLERGELLTLWRAGVDTPTKIAAMSIEALEHLIGRRAAQLRTLAVKSTEIMAAS; encoded by the coding sequence ATGATCCGAGCCGCATTCATTGGCATCGACCGCTATGCCGATCCCGCTGTAGGCGATCTCAATGGAGCGGTCCGTGACGCGAAGTCTCTCTGGGCCGTAATGTCGGACTCGATTGAGGGTCTGACCGCATCACTACTCGTTGATGCTGACGCCAACCTTGATGCAGTGACACGGGTTCTCGACGAGACACTCGGTGCCGCGGAAGCGGATGACGTCGTTGTATTGAGCTTTGCGGGCCACGGGACGCCTGACCATCATCTTGTTGTGGCCGATACGCGCGCGGAAGATATTCCCGCAACGACCATCAGCATGGCCGATCTTGCTGAGCGTTTTCGGCAAAGTCGGGCACGGGCAATTCTGCTGCTCCTCGATTGCTGTTTCAGCGGTGGAGCTCCAGCGCGTGTTTTGAATCTTGGAGTCGCGCCACGCGCAGTCGGCATGCCTCTTGCTGACGTTGTCGCCGGCCAAGGTCGCATTCTCTTTGCTGCATCAGCACCCGACGAGCCAGCTCTTGAAGACCCACAAACGCGGCATGGCCTCTTTACCAAGGCCGTTCTGGATTGCTTGCTGAATAGCGATGGGCCGGTAAGTGTTGTCGGGATGGTCGATGAAGTGGTGCGGATCGTCCGTGCAAATGCCGGGCGCTTTGGCTACGTGCAAACCCCGGTGATGTTTGGACATGTCGAAGGCGAGCTGTCTTTGCCGGCCGGTCAGCGTGGCGCGAATTATTTTGCGGCCTTCCCGGAACTTGTACCGATCCGAACCACGGGAGATTTCACAGAGCTGGAGGGCTATGGAATTCCGACCTCAGTTCTTCAAGCATGGCGTGAACGTTATCCCGACGGGCTCAACGCACTCCAGATCGCAGCGATAAACGATCACAACGTACTTGGCGGCAATTCGCTTTTGACCGTTGCGCCAACAAGCGCCGGCAAAACCTTCATCGGAGAAATGGCCGCCATCAAGGCAATCGTCGAAGGGCGAAAGGCGGTCTTTCTGTTGCCGTACAAGGCCCTGGTAAACGAGAAGTTTGAAGACTTCTCAGCAATCTATGGCAGGCAACTGAGTCTACGTGTCGCTCGGTGCAGTGGCGACTACCAGGATCAAGTCAGCGAGGTCTTGCGCGGCAAATATGACATTGCTTTCTTCACCTACGAGAAATTTCTCGGCATGGCGCTCGCTGCGCCTCACATTCTGAATCAAATTGGGCTTGTTGTTCTCGATGAAGCGCAGTTCATCACCGAGCCTGGGCGAGGAATGACGGTCGAGTTGTTGCTTACCAATCTTATCGCCGCACGTGGACGAGGAATTGCACCGCAATTGATTGCCCTGAGCGCCGTGATTGGTAACGTGAACGGCTTCGAGCGCTGGCTAGGCTGTCGACTCCTTCTCACGACAGAACGACCCGTCCCGCTCGTTGAGGGTGTGCTTGATCGCACCGGGGGCTGGCAATTCAAAAACCCTGATGCCACGATCCAAGAAGCGCAACTAATTGATCGCCGCACCGTTCAACAAAGAGGCGCGAAGCCCTCATCGCAAGATATGATCGTTCCGCTCGTTCGCCACCTTGTTGACCAAGGCGACAAGGTGATCATCTTTCGTAATATGCGAGGCTCAACGGCTGGGTGTGCAAACTACTTGGCCAACGAACTCGGCTTACCGGCTGCTGACCGCATCATCGCAGCGCTACCTGATGGCGACCAGTCCGTCATGTCGGAACGTTTGCGCGGGGCGCTCGCCGGCGGCGTTGCCTTTCATCATGGAGATTTGAACCGGGACGAACGTGTTGCGATTGAACAAGGTTTCCGCGATGCAGACGGCGGGATTCATGTCTTGGTCGCAACAAGTACGGTCGCCGCTGGCGTAAATACGCCAGCGTCGACAGTTATTATCGTAGAAACAGAATTCTTCGGACGCGACGGAGCGACGCCCTACACGGTTGCTCAGTTTAAGAATATGGCAGGTCGTGCCGGACGGCTTGGGTTCGAGAATGAGGGTAAAGCAATTTTGCTGGCGGACACGCCTATGGAACGCGCCCGCTTGTTTCGCGCTTATGTCGAAGGCTTCCCCGAAGCCATTACCTCTTCCTTCGATGCAAGAAATCCCGGAACATGGGTCATCCGGCTGCTCGCCCAAGCGAAGGAGATCGAGCGAGTGGCTGTGGTAGATCTCGTAGCTAACACCTATGGCGGCTATCTCGCCATGTTGCGTGACCCGCGTTGGCGTGAACGTATGAGCGCAGATCTTGAGCTGCTGCTTGATCGGATGGTAGGCGACGGACTAATAGAACAGGAAGGCGAACGGCTGCATCTGACAATGCTCGGCCAGGCGTGTGGGCAATCACCGCTTAGTTTGGAATCCGCTCTCCGTCTTGTCGAAATGGTTCGGCAGCTTACACCTGCGGACGCTACACCCGAGACACTTTTGGTTCTGTTGGAAGCCCTGCCCGAGCGCGACGACGATTTTACTCCTCAGAACCGAAGCGGTGAATCTCGTTGGCAGCAGAATGCCGGACACCGTTTCGGTTCAGATCTGATACGCCTCTTGAGGCGCGCCGCGACCAGCGATCGCGCCTATTACGCGCGGTGCAAGCGGGCGCTCATCGTTGCCGACTGGATCGATGGCATACCGGTGCGAGACATCGAAGACGAATACTCACTCAATCCCTTTAACCGCGTCGGTTTTGGCGACATTCGTGGTTTTGCCGACGGCAGCAGGTTCCTCTTAGAGTCCGCGATCCGTATCGCAAGCATCATCTTCGAGCAACCGATGGATGAGGAGCGTACGGAGGCCCTATTCCGGCGCCTTGATCTAGGCGTACCCGCTGAAATGCTTTCGATCGTTGATTTGAAGGCTGGCCTCGAACGCGGCGAACTATTGACCCTGTGGCGAGCGGGGGTTGATACACCGACGAAGATTGCGGCGATGTCGATTGAAGCCTTGGAACATCTTATTGGGCGTCGGGCGGCCCAGCTTCGTACCCTGGCAGTGAAATCCACTGAGATCATGGCAGCAAGTTAG
- a CDS encoding DUF2158 domain-containing protein, with protein sequence MNVSQRPMERKVEFNPGDVVRLKSGGPNMTVESVGERAMMGGEAVFCIWFEKVGNKQVVKRDAFPPVTLQVAPKPGTSTAYLSRA encoded by the coding sequence ATGAACGTCTCTCAACGTCCAATGGAGCGCAAAGTGGAATTCAATCCGGGTGATGTCGTCCGACTGAAGTCTGGCGGCCCAAATATGACGGTCGAAAGTGTGGGAGAACGCGCCATGATGGGCGGTGAGGCTGTTTTCTGCATTTGGTTTGAGAAGGTAGGCAACAAGCAGGTCGTGAAGCGTGACGCATTTCCGCCAGTGACGCTTCAGGTCGCGCCGAAGCCTGGCACCAGCACAGCGTACCTGTCGCGAGCCTAA
- a CDS encoding AlpA family phage regulatory protein yields MAQYQKQVVSKKELKTVCGIPYSGQHIARLEAAGAFPKRIRLGQNRVVWLLSEVEAWLDARIALRDA; encoded by the coding sequence ATGGCTCAGTACCAAAAGCAGGTCGTATCCAAAAAGGAGCTGAAGACTGTCTGTGGCATCCCGTATTCCGGCCAGCATATTGCGCGGCTCGAAGCGGCCGGGGCGTTCCCCAAACGGATCAGACTCGGCCAGAATCGTGTTGTGTGGTTGCTGTCGGAAGTCGAGGCATGGCTGGACGCGCGGATCGCCTTGCGAGACGCGTGA